The stretch of DNA TTGAATTTACGTAAATAGGACTAAGAAAGATGTTGAAATGAGCATCAATAATATTGCGATGAAAAGATCAATATTTCAACGTTTCTACATGTATCACGTGGACGCCAAAGGGTAAATAAACATATgtaatagaaaatcttttatcacGTTTTCGATGttttccctattttttttttattttatatcttttctATGTCTCTTTTGCCAAGAGTTATTCTTTgttcctttcatttttatttatttctcccaattttttgtctttttctcgcatttctttattttagagtttttctttttttctctgctgTTTTCTCTCCTCTTCTATCTAtgttaaattcaaacttttcctcaatttatacactttcccacaattttttgtaaagtcTCTTGAGGCGTGTGATTTGACCTTTCgctctttatttttctctgtgtatctttgaaatattttgcatgagACTAATATCGCgccttttgaaacttttaattagaattcgaagcttttgaaagtttttctttcttgaatgTATAAATTATAATATATCGATGAAGTGTCCTGCGATTTACTTCGATAAGAAATTTGTGTGATAGGAAGGGCAAGAAggggaagaatttttaatgaaaatattcataaatttttattaccaCATTAAGAcgtttttattcattcattattTAGTTAGTTACAAGTCACAAACACACTTGagcaattgattgattttttagggaaaaattacttttctaacaAACTTTCTCAACTCATCCTTTTAGATTGCTAAAAAACTATAATTTCTATATGCATTCTTTATATTCTCTTAATTTCCTTTCaccttaatgatttttatttttaaatattattttattttctattttctaaaaatgttttagctAAAATTTTACTCTATTAGAACAGTCGAGAGTTTATATTGCGAAAATCCTAAAGAGTTTGCGAGGATAATgcaatagtttttctttattcaatatttaaatagtaggtattatttatatttcattacTTTTTGCTGTAAGCAAGAATTAAGATTTGATctgtcaaatatttttcttaaaagatttttgcagattttccaatttttattagaacatTTTGCGGATCAAACTTTATTGTTTGTTAAAGCAAGAAgattatttcttattatttttatatttatttttgtattaaggAAGCATTTGAACCTCAAttagagttttatttttttaagtttgtaCTACACAATTCTAagcagaattttatttattctttgcaaACTACAATTCTGGATCataatttctgattttttttttaatgttatttgatatttttattgcaactaCAAGCTCAGAAATTGGCtacgaaaataaaattctaatctttaaattaaatataatattctttaaactctttttacacaaaaattgCACCATTAAGCTCTACCCAGCAGAGAATTTTAAACCTAGACAAGACATAGGTAATGAAGTTGACCACATCTCAAAATGGCAGCTAGCGGCTATCTTGgatttttcttgagttttcttCACCAGATATCTGTAATCTAATACagttttagagtttttttttaaattttttttctcgatgttgaattaattaaattatttttctggtTTTCAACAAGGAAcgaaatctttgttttttttacacatgAATGAACTTTTAggtgcttttttttcgtgtaaaTTGGAGCTTAAACCTTCATACTGCCTTGTTCAGActttccttgatttttttttaaagttaaattgatGCCACAAATTCcttaattaagattttttttttaggaatttgcctaattttatattaaaagtcTTTTATAATATTATGTGTAATTACTCATCTAAAGATTTACTATTTCTACAAAATCTTTATACcacaattttatctaaaaatattttttaaggaagaaTTTGGACGattcttgtaaaatttacattttttgttaattttaaaaaatatctttttaaaaaatatatgaaattaaataaaaaatttcatattgtTAACTTATTAGTTcttaaatcttattttattagtaattttttttaaagttttttttttgatcaatttgcaTGTGAAATGACCAAGATTTTGgatctttcttttttgactacCTCTTTGGATGCTCTCAGGGAGTTCCTTTGGGTTCGGGAAATACCAATGTGCAGTTAACAAGTGCTAAAGGTGAATCCTTGCGACGGTTTAGTTTGGGATGGTGGTAAAGGATGGTATTTAGAGACAGATGGTATTGTTGAAGAGAGCCCCACAAGTGTTTGGATCCTCTTTTGCCTTTTGCTTCCGGAACTCCTCAATCCAGTGCGCTGTGAGATGGAGGTATTTGTGGGTTCGTCCACTTGGTGTGCTGTAGTCCTTGAAGCCCATCCGGGAGACGGCATCCTCAATCTGATCCCCATGTGGCCAGTCATTGTAGCTGGACACACTGACGATGGGAACACCGAGACGAATGGCTGTTCGCCACGCTACCCCGTAGTATTGGCCATTGCTCCTGTGCCTCTGCCTCATTGAACGTTTCCTTTCGGCAAATCCCGGCGCCACGGACGGGATGAAGAGCATCCTGTACTGCGATGCAAACTTCTGCAGGTGCTGCCAGTGCTTCCATGTGGACGCATAGGTGGCCCCATTGCTGCCCAAGAGTGTGTAGAAGCCATCAAAGCCCGAACGACGTGCCAATGAGGTGTGCTCCTTGGAGACAATATGAGCAATCAGGAGAGCATCGCATGAGCGCCTTATTCCACGCCATTCACTCCATGGCAATGTAAATGGTTCCCTGATGTAGAACATTGTCATTGGGGTATTCCGTGGCAGTACGTGAACCCTGTGCAGGTAATTGCTGAATGTATCACAGAAGAACTTGATATTTCTCTCCACTGAGTCAACACTTCGTCCAGGGTAGGATTCAATACTAACAGCTACGGTGAGATTGTGCTCTTGGGTAACATTGAAGAATACCCGAAGGAGATCCTGATTGAATGCTGGTGTCCACGAGAGCACAACAACCCCTACACCTGCACCACGGATATCCTTGCAATGTTCCTGGAAGATTTCTTGTGTTGGCAAGTAGAGTCCGCGGGCTGGGTAGAAAATCACATTTGGTGTCTCGCGTCTGGTGATCTTCCCATCATGCCCTGTGGCATTGCGTGCACCATCACGGAACCACTTAACGGGTGCATAGTAGAAGATATGGACGTGCCTTGTGAGCTCAGTACCATTGAGGCTACCCTCCTCACGTCCAGCATCCTGATTCTTTGCCATCAACCGACGAATCTTCTCCTGCATCAGCCGTGTCCGTACATTCGCCTCGTTGTACTTCTCCGGCACAATGGGCTTCTTCTTCACTTCCACGGGAACAGCACCAGCGGTTACGAGTTCCGTCAGTGGGATgggatttatttcaattttctccccatGTGCCCCCTTGTCGTCCACGCGCACAATGAAGATGAAGCCACAGATGATGAGGATGCCAAATGGCACCAATTTCATCATCTTTGTAGCTTTGAAGAGTTTCAGGAAGgacattttttgtgtgcaGCACAAGATTACATTCACTTCTTATCCTTCACGAACTCCAACTGAAAGATTCTGCGACAGAATTTTCCTGCGCATGAGTCCTGGACCAGAAAGAGAACATCCTTTCCCCCTTCCACGGTGTGTGCACCCCGTCATCCTCCCACCTCTTACGGGACCATCTCCCATACACGTGACCATTGaaaattggcgggaaaattaGAGAACtccataaaatatatttttttttatttgattaattccaTTTCCTATTTCCCCTATTTCAGAGAAGATGCTTTATTGAACTACaaagaatctttttatttatttgttacattttataattttaattgtgatTTAATCATCAAATAGGAAACAAGGAAATGTGAAGCACAAGACATGTCCAATGAAAGTCACGTACTATTTCATTGGGAAAATCATACGACGCATGGAATACCATCTGCGATGTAAATGTTTATGGGGCTtggaatgaaatgtcaaaataaaattagagtttttggaaaataaatcgCCCCGTGAGTGCAATAGTgcgaaaaaaagataattgcGTGTAAAAGTCAGGGACGTGAGGGAAAGGAAAATACTGTATGAGTCATCCTTGTTGTCAATGTGTGCAGAATAGTGTGAGAATACAACAATAGGCCCCGGAGAAAGAAACTTATCCCGCAGGAAgtgttgaaaagaagaaagaagtgAATGTCACGGAGCCTGCCACAGAGCAACTCAGGCGTAATTTCTGGGTAAAAATCTCCGTGTGATCCTTGGGCAGATGGATCTTGTGGACATTGACAAAGTGCTGGATGATTTTGAGTTGAATGATGAACGGAGTGGGGCTGCGGCTGCCGTGGATTCGGGACGGAGGGCATTTGTTGCTGTCTCCAGTGTTTTTTCCAGCCTCAATG from Lutzomyia longipalpis isolate SR_M1_2022 chromosome 4, ASM2433408v1 encodes:
- the LOC129795778 gene encoding glycoprotein endo-alpha-1,2-mannosidase → MSFLKLFKATKMMKLVPFGILIICGFIFIVRVDDKGAHGEKIEINPIPLTELVTAGAVPVEVKKKPIVPEKYNEANVRTRLMQEKIRRLMAKNQDAGREEGSLNGTELTRHVHIFYYAPVKWFRDGARNATGHDGKITRRETPNVIFYPARGLYLPTQEIFQEHCKDIRGAGVGVVVLSWTPAFNQDLLRVFFNVTQEHNLTVAVSIESYPGRSVDSVERNIKFFCDTFSNYLHRVHVLPRNTPMTMFYIREPFTLPWSEWRGIRRSCDALLIAHIVSKEHTSLARRSGFDGFYTLLGSNGATYASTWKHWQHLQKFASQYRMLFIPSVAPGFAERKRSMRQRHRSNGQYYGVAWRTAIRLGVPIVSVSSYNDWPHGDQIEDAVSRMGFKDYSTPSGRTHKYLHLTAHWIEEFRKQKAKEDPNTCGALFNNTICL